One genomic segment of Impatiens glandulifera chromosome 6, dImpGla2.1, whole genome shotgun sequence includes these proteins:
- the LOC124941158 gene encoding isoleucine--tRNA ligase, cytoplasmic-like: MDDVCEGKDFSFAKEEEKILQWWDEVKAFETQLQLTKDCPEYIFYDGPPFATGLPHYGHILAGTIKDIVTRYQSMTGHHVTRRFGWDCHGLPVEFEIDTKLGIKTKQDVLNMGIDKYNEECRSIVTRYVSEWEKIISRTGRWIDFKNDYKTMDLKFMESVWWVFGQLFQKDLVYRGFKVMPYSTGCKTPLSNFEANSNYKEVPDPEIMVTFPIVGDPDGAAFVAWTTTPWTLPSNLALCVNANFVYVKVRNKFNGKIYVVAESRRSELPVEKAKKGTPNGSVNDTESANSKTKGSSGGKSKNVVVDTYEDLEKFPGSSLVGTKYVPLFDYFKEFSEVAFKVLADDYVTSDSGTGIVHMAPAFGEDDYRVCVGNQIIGKGENLIVAVDDDGCFTDKITDFCGRYIKDADKDIIQAVKEKGRLVKTGSFTHPYPFCWRSDTPLIYRAVPSWFVSVEKLKDQLLENNKQTYWVPDFVKEKRFHNWLENARDWAVSRSRFWGTPLPVWISEDGLERVVIDSIEKLEKLSGTKVTDLHRHNIDHITIPSSRGGVLHRVEDVFDCWFESGSMPYAYLHYPFENVELFEKNFPGNFIAEGLDQTRGWFYTLMVLSTALFGKPAFKNLICNGLVLAEDGKKMSKRLKNYPSPMDVINDYGADALRLYMINSPVVRAEPLRFKKDGVYGVVKDVFLPWYNAYRFLVQNAKRLEVEGSAPFVLIDQAIIQQSSNVLDQWINSATQSLVLFVRKEMDAYRLYTVVPYLLKFLDNLTNIYVRFNRKRLKGRTGEEDCRMALSTLYYVLLTSCKAMAPFTPFFTEVLYQNLRKACAGSEESIHFCSFPSVQGKKYEMGGERIEQSVNRMQTIIDLGRNIRERHNKPLKTPLKEMIVVHPDADFLDDIAGKLREYVLEELNVISFVPCNDPLKYAYLRAEPDFSVLGKRLGKSMGIVSKEVKAMSQEDILAFEKAGELTVASHTLAMTDIKIIRGFKRPESMTEEQIDAAGDGDVLVILDLRPDEGLVEAGVAREVVNRIQKLRKKSTLEPTDLVEVYFKSLDEDESVLRQILLSQELNIRDALGSCLLPSSLIPSHAVILAEENFHGISNLSFSIVLARPALTFNSDAIASLYGGNAIFANNLMVYLLSRDHSNLKSEFQVGKGKIKVHQIENQPAVDVVLGVHVFLTVGDHLLSTTKS, from the exons ATGGATGATGTTTGCGAAGGAAAAGACTTCTCTTTCGCCAAGGAGGAAGAAAAGATTCTCCAATGGTGGGACGAAGTTAAGGCCTTTGAGACTCAGCTCCAACTTACTAAAGACTGTCCCGAGTACATTTTCTACGACGGCCCTCCATTTGCCACTGGTCTTCCTCACTACGGCCACATTTTGGCCGGTACAATCAAGGATATAGTAACTCGCTACCAGTCCATGACCGGTCATCATGTAACTCGCCGATTCGGTTGGGACTGTCATGGATTGCCGGTGGAGTTCGAGATTGATACCAAGCTGGGAATTAAGACCAAGCAGGATGTGCTCAATATGGGGATCGATAAGTACAATGAAGAGTGCAGGAGCATCGTCACCAGGTACGTGTCTGAGTGGGAAAAGATTATTTCAAGGACGGGTAGGTGGATTGATTTCAAGAACGATTATAAAACAATGGATTTGAAGTTTATGGAGAGTGTCTGGTGGGTTTTTGGCCAGCTATTTCAGAAGGACCTTGTATACAGAGGTTTCAAG GTCATGCCGTATAGCACTGGCTGCAAAACCCCACTTTCTAATTTTGAAGCCAATTCCAACTACAAG GAGGTACCAGACCCAGAAATCATGGTTACCTTCCCCATAGTTGGTGATCCAGACGGTGCAGCCTTTGTAGCATGGACAACAACACCTTGGACTCTTCCTAGCAATCTCGCTCTATGCGTTAATGCAAATTTTGTTTACGTAAAG GTCCGTAACAAATTCAATGGAAAGATTTACGTGGTTGCTGAATCTCGACGTTCTGAGCTTCCGGTGGAGAAAGCCAAAAAGGGTACTCCTAACGGTTCTGTTAACGACACTGAATCCGCAAACTCTAAGACCAAGGGATCCTCAGGTGGAAAGAGTAAGAATGTTGTGGTTGATACATATGAAGACTTGGAGAAGTTTCCCGGGTCTTCTCTGGTTGGAACAAA GTATGTGCCGTTGTTTGATTACTTCAAAGAGTTCTCTGAGGTGGCGTTTAAAGTTCTAGCAGATGATTATGTAACTTCTGATAGTGGAACTGGCATCGTTCACATGGCTCCTGCTTTTGGTGAAGATGATTACCGTGTTTGTGTTGGAAATCAAATAATTGGCAAG GGTGAAAACCTAATTGTAGCAGTTGATGATGATGGCTGCTTTACTGATAAGATCACAGATTTTTGTGGTCGCTATATCAAGGATGCAGATAAGGATATCATTCAGGCAGTTAAG GAGAAAGGCAGGCTTGTGAAAACTGGAAGCTTCACTCACCCTTATCCATTTTGTTGGAGATCTGACACTCCTCTAATCTACAGGGCTGTTCCAAGCTg GTTTGTCTCTGTTGAGAAGTTGAAGGACCAGTTGCTGGAAAACAACAAACAAACTTATTGGGTTCCAGATTTTGTGAAG GAGAAGCGATTCCACAATTGGCTGGAGAACGCGAGAGATTGGGCAGTTAGCAGGAGCCGATTTTGGGGTACACCACTTCCTGTATGGATTAGTGAAGACGGTTTAGAAAGAGTTGTTATAGATTCTATTGAAAAGCTTGAGAAGCTTTCAGGCACTAAG GTGACAGATCTGCATCGTCACAATATTGATCACATCACAATTCCATCAAGTCGGGGGGGTGTGCTTCATCGAGTTGAAGAT GTGTTTGATTGTTGGTTTGAAAGTGGTTCAATGCCATATGCTTATCTCCATTATCCATTTGAGAATGTTGAACTCTTTGAGAAGAATTTTCCTGGTAATTTTATTGCTGAGGGGCTGGATCAAACTCGCGGGTG GTTTTACACTCTCATGGTCCTGTCTACTGCATTATTTGGAAAACCAGcttttaaaaatcttatttgcAATGGACTTGTCCTAGCTGAGGATGgaaaaaaaatgagtaaaaGATTGAAGAACTATCCATCACCTATGGATGTTATAAATGACTATGGAGCT GATGCTCTACGATTATACATGATCAACTCCCCTGTTGTGCGTGCAGAACCTTTACGTTTTAAGAAGGATGGTGTTTATGGTGTT GTCAAAGATGTATTCTTACCATGGTACAATGCATACAGGTTCTTGGTTCAGAATGCTAAGAGACTGGAGGTTGAGGGATCTGCACCTTTTGTGCTTATTGATCAAGCTATTATTCAGCAATCATCTAATGTTCTTGATCAGTGGATCAATTCGGCTACTCAGAGTTTGGTTCTTTTTGTTCGAAAAGAAATGGATGCGTATAGACTATATACA GTGGTTCCTTATCTATTGAAGTTTCTGGACAATCTCACTAATATTTATGTACGTTTCAACCGTAAGAGGCTAAAAGGTCGTACTGGAGAAGAAGACTGCAGGATGGCACTTTCAACTTTGTATTAT GTGCTTCTAACTTCTTGCAAGGCAATGGCTCCATTCACACCATTCTTCACTGAAGTTCTTTACCAGAATCTGCGAAAAGCTTGTGCTGGTTCAGAGGAAAGCATTCATTTCTGCAGTTTTCCTAGTGTTCAAGGAAAGAAATACGAAATG GGAGGGGAACGTATTGAACAAAGTGTTAATAGGATGCAGACTATCATTGATCTTGGCCGAAATATTCGTGAGCGCCACAACAAGCCTCTGAAAACACCATTAAA GGAGATGATAGTAGTACATCCCGATGCTGACTTTCTTGATGACATTGCTGGAAAACTAAGAGAG TATGTTCTTGAGGAACTCAATGTCATATCCTTTGTTCCATGCAACGATCCTTTGAAGTATGCTTATTTAAGAGCAGAGCCTGATTTCAG TGTGTTGGGTAAGCGACTTGGGAAATCAATGGGGATTGTTTCAAAGGAAGTTAAAGCAATGTCGCAGGAAGACATTTTAGCTTTCGAGAAAGCTGGAGAACTAACTGTTGCTTCACACACTTTGGCGATGACTGATATTAAG ATTATCAGGGGGTTCAAGCGACCAGAGAGTATGACAGAGGAGCAGATTGATGCTGCAGGAGATG GTGATGTTTTGGTAATTCTTGATTTGCGTCCCGATGAAGGACTAGTTGAGGCTGGGGTTGCTCGTGAG GTTGTCAATAGGATCCAAAAATTACGAAAGAAATCAACCCTTGAACCAACTGATTTGGTGGAGGTTTACTTCAAATCGTTAGATGAAGATGAATCAGTATTACGACAGATTTTGCTTTCTCAG GAGCTAAACATCAGAGATGCACTCGGTTCTTGTTTGCTTCCCTCTTCCTTGATTCCTTCTCACGCC GTTATCCTTGCCGAGGAAAACTTCCATGGAATTTCTAATTTATCATTTTCCATTGTTTTGGCAAGACCAGCATTAACATTCAATTCGGATGCGATTGCTTCATTATATGGAG GGAATGCTATATTTGCTAATAACCTTATGGTCTACTTGCTATCAAGGGATCACTCTAATTTGAAATCTGAGTTCCAAGTTGGAAAGGGAAAG ATTAAGGTTCATCAGATTGAGAACCAACCTGCTGTTGATGTGGTTCTTGGAGTGCATGTGTTCTTGACAGTTGGCGATCACTTACTGAGCACCACCAAATCTTAG
- the LOC124942201 gene encoding protein TIC 20-I, chloroplastic-like — protein MLSGCSLMSGTSFLNQRPNPKLYQFRSTNSAWLPSKLLPLGTRSCFGSHLKPRHCPSEGKKISNLGAASTPLLCGSYGSFIQTVPILPKKRKVSSFQPPRASSKDVPYSFRYPAMTTKPKWWWRTLACLPYLMPLHETWMYAETAYHLHPFLENFEFLTYPFLEAIGRLPSWFLMAYFFVAYLGIVRKKEWPHFFRFHVVMGMLLEISLQVIGTVSRWMPLAVYWGKVGMHLWTAIAFAYLFTVLEAIRCALAGMYADIPFVCDAAYIQIPYD, from the exons ATGTTAAGTGGATGCTCCTTGATGTCCGGGACATCCTTTCTAAACCAGAGGCCTAATCCGAAGTTGTATCAGTTTCGATCTACAAACAGTGCTTGGTTGCCTTCCAAACTCTTGCCTTTGGGAACTAGAAGCTGTTTTGGATCTCATCTGAAGCCAAGGCATTGTCCATCAGAAG GAAAGAAAATCTCAAATCTCGGTGCAGCATCTACACCACTTTTATGTGGCAGTTATGGTAGCTTTATCCAAACAGTCCCCATCTTACCGAAGAAAAGGAAAGTAAGTTCATTTCAGCCTCCAAGAGCTTCTTCGAAAGATGTCCCATACAGCTTCCGATATCCAGCAATGACCACAAAGCCAAAATGGTGGTGGAGAACTTTAGCTTGCCTTCCATATTTAATGCCTTTACATGAAACATGGATGTACGCTGAAACAGCATATCATCTCCATCCATTCTTGGAGAACTTTGAATTCTTAACATACCCGTTTCTTGAAGCCATTGGGAGACTTCCTAGCTGGTTCTTAATGGCGTATTTCTTTGTGGCATATCTTGGTATCGTAAGGAAAAAGGAATGGCCTCACTTTTTTCGGTTTCATGTTGTGATGGGGATGTTGTTGGAGATTTCCTTGCAGGTTATAGGAACTGTTAGTCGTTGGATGCCGTTGGCTGTTTATTGGGGTAAAGTTGGTATGCATCTTTGGACTGCCATTGCATTTGCTTACCTATTTACGGTTTTGGAAGCCATAAGGTGTGCGCTGGCTGGTATGTATGCTGATATTCCTTTTGTTTGCGATGCTGCTTATATTCAAATACCATATGACTAA
- the LOC124942301 gene encoding protein FAR1-RELATED SEQUENCE 5-like isoform X2, which produces MDNETGRTEEADSSETNCIEEAQVGMVFESEEVARAFYNVYAMRMGFTTRVLSSRKSERDGSLISRGLGCRMSPPRPPSPSDNQNSDKVAAKHQRDHKRDLCTAMILIKREKPGRWVVARFVKEHNHSLVASLPSGCPPPDWKDRKIQELTTELRAKKKLSAAYRDQLLSLVNDVENQNGHLSKRIHLVLKNLTELEAKRKSLPKEI; this is translated from the exons ATGGATAATGAAACTGGAAGAACAGAAGAGGCAGATTCATCTGAAACAAATTGCATAGAAGAAGCACAAGTAGGGATGGTATTCGAATCAGAAGAAGTAGCTAGAGCGTTTTATAATGTATACGCCATGCGTATGGGCTTTACAACCCGCGTTCTTTCGTCGCGCAAATCAGAACGCGATGGATCGCTTATTTCTCGTGGACTTGGATGCCGAATGTCTCCTCCTCGTCCTCCTTCTCCTTCTGATAATCAAAATTCAGATAAAGTTGCAGCAAAACATCAACGCGATCACAAGAGAGATCTTTGTACGGCTATGATTCTAATCAAGAGAGAAAAGCCTGGGAGATGGGTGGTTGCAAGATTTGTGAAGGAACACAACCATTCCTTGGTTGCTTCTTTGCCTTCAGGATGTCCACCTCCT GATTGGAAGGATAGAAAAATTCAAGAGCTAACAACAGAACTACGAGCCAAGAAGAAGTTAAGTGCAGCATACCGAGATCAATTACTTTCTCTTGTGAATGATGTCGAAAACCAGAATGGACATTTATCTAAACGAATTCATCTTGTTCTTAAGAATCTCACCGAACTTGAAGCTAAAAGAAAATCGCTACCCAAG GAAATCTAA
- the LOC124942301 gene encoding protein FAR1-RELATED SEQUENCE 1-like isoform X1 — MYLLYVAKMDNETGRTEEADSSETNCIEEAQVGMVFESEEVARAFYNVYAMRMGFTTRVLSSRKSERDGSLISRGLGCRMSPPRPPSPSDNQNSDKVAAKHQRDHKRDLCTAMILIKREKPGRWVVARFVKEHNHSLVASLPSGCPPPDWKDRKIQELTTELRAKKKLSAAYRDQLLSLVNDVENQNGHLSKRIHLVLKNLTELEAKRKSLPKEI; from the exons ATGTATCTTCTGTATGTTGCA AAGATGGATAATGAAACTGGAAGAACAGAAGAGGCAGATTCATCTGAAACAAATTGCATAGAAGAAGCACAAGTAGGGATGGTATTCGAATCAGAAGAAGTAGCTAGAGCGTTTTATAATGTATACGCCATGCGTATGGGCTTTACAACCCGCGTTCTTTCGTCGCGCAAATCAGAACGCGATGGATCGCTTATTTCTCGTGGACTTGGATGCCGAATGTCTCCTCCTCGTCCTCCTTCTCCTTCTGATAATCAAAATTCAGATAAAGTTGCAGCAAAACATCAACGCGATCACAAGAGAGATCTTTGTACGGCTATGATTCTAATCAAGAGAGAAAAGCCTGGGAGATGGGTGGTTGCAAGATTTGTGAAGGAACACAACCATTCCTTGGTTGCTTCTTTGCCTTCAGGATGTCCACCTCCT GATTGGAAGGATAGAAAAATTCAAGAGCTAACAACAGAACTACGAGCCAAGAAGAAGTTAAGTGCAGCATACCGAGATCAATTACTTTCTCTTGTGAATGATGTCGAAAACCAGAATGGACATTTATCTAAACGAATTCATCTTGTTCTTAAGAATCTCACCGAACTTGAAGCTAAAAGAAAATCGCTACCCAAG GAAATCTAA